One Nicotiana sylvestris chromosome 12, ASM39365v2, whole genome shotgun sequence genomic window carries:
- the LOC104245964 gene encoding uncharacterized protein, with translation MNGASSSGGIRAALSYCVQQVRSYDYHHYLCLLELPTNMRKAAFALRAFNVETSRAMDVASDPRIGLMRLLWWQEALDKIYSNQVIEHPVAQALTSVVSEHKVSKSWLKRAVEARINDAKRESNEIPKTVEELERYAEDTASTILYSTLQAGGIKSTTADHAASHIGKASGLLLLLKSLPYHASRNHQFSYIPAKVAEKHGLLVQQSGQSEIRKDSREALCDAVFEMASVANAHLQKARELAGSVPAEALPVLLPAVPAQVILDSLARVQFDVYDPRLARGILGVPPLLFQLKLKWYSWRGKY, from the coding sequence ATGAATGGAGCTTCCTCATCTGGTGGTATAAGAGCTGCTTTATCCTATTGTGTGCAGCAAGTACGAAGTTATGATTATCATCACTACCTTTGCCTTCTTGAACTTCCTACAAACATGCGGAAGGCTGCATTTGCGCTCCGAGCTTTCAATGTGGAGACGTCCCGAGCTATGGATGTTGCATCTGATCCTAGAATTGGTCTTATGCGCTTGCTGTGGTGGCAAGAAGCTTTGGACAAGATCTATTCCAACCAGGTGATTGAGCATCCAGTAGCTCAGGCCCTCACTTCTGTGGTGTCTGAGCACAAGGTTAGCAAAAGTTGGCTGAAACGAGCTGTTGAAGCTCGAATAAATGATGCAAAACGGGAAAGTAATGAAATTCCAAAGACTGTTGAAGAATTGGAGCGATATGCTGAGGACACAGCATCAACTATTTTGTATTCTACACTTCAAGCAGGTGGTATAAAATCCACAACGGCAGACCATGCTGCTTCACATATTGGTAAGGCGAGTGGCCTTCTTTTACTGCTTAAGTCACTGCCATACCATGCTAGTCGAAACCATCAGTTTTCGTATATACCAGCCAAGGTAGCTGAGAAACATGGATTGTTGGTTCAACAAAGTGGTCAGTCAGAGATCAGAAAGGACTCGCGTGAGGCCCTTTGTGATGCAGTATTTGAAATGGCTTCTGTAGCTAACGCACATCTGCAGAAGGCTCGAGAATTGGCTGGAAGTGTGCCAGCTGAAGCTCTCCCCGTGCTTTTGCCTGCTGTGCCTGCCCAGGTCATTTTAGATTCTTTGGCTCGGGTGCAGTTTGATGTATATGATCCGCGGCTGGCACGTGGAATCTTGGGGGTTCCCCCTTTGTTGTTTCAGTTGAAATTGAAATGGTATTCATGGAGGGGTAAATATTGA